A window from Chrysemys picta bellii isolate R12L10 chromosome 20, ASM1138683v2, whole genome shotgun sequence encodes these proteins:
- the MRPS21 gene encoding small ribosomal subunit protein bS21m encodes MSHHLKFIARTVMVQNGNVDAAYRTLNRILTMDGIIEDAKQRRYYEKPCRKRQRETYETCRRIYNTEMARKIAFLMRKNRQDPWLGC; translated from the exons ATGTCACATCACCTGAAATTTATTGCCAGAACGGTGATGGTCCAGAATGGGAATGTGGATGCTGCCTACAGGACACTAAACAG AATTCTCACAATGGATGGGATCATTGAGGATGCCAAACAGCGCCGGTACTATGAGAAACCATGCCGCAAGCGGCAGCGGGAAACCTACGAGACGTGCCGGCGGATTTATAACACAGAGATGGCCAGGAAGATTGCATTTCTAATGAGGAAGAATCGACAGGACCCCTGGCTAGGCTGTTAG